A stretch of the Nicotiana tabacum cultivar K326 chromosome 6, ASM71507v2, whole genome shotgun sequence genome encodes the following:
- the LOC107802516 gene encoding uncharacterized protein LOC107802516: MKVELKNTFNVNVSYGKCKRAKRLILEITQKGLIETVQNVLPDSHHRFCVKHIEANWCKRWRTDEFKKLLWWSAWSSYEEDFKDQLKSIGELSKEADESLLMYPPRAWCRAYFDTMCKNQKVENNFTESVNAWLVEASPHSLKIYNEYFKIGTTSCYVDINGDNGYEVREGTDKYTVNMVFKKCTCRGWDLTGIPCPHEIKALQLKRLEPMNEINWWYSKEAYLLTNKYKLQLVRGEKFWELDPSQTMEPPEFVKMAGRPKIKRTRQKDEAIKRQGE; the protein is encoded by the exons ATGAAAGTAGAACTGAAAAACACATTCAATGTTAATGTTAGTTATGGAAAGTGCAAGAGGGCTAAGAGGCTGATTTTAGAGATAACCCAGAAG GGATTAATTGAGACAGTCCAAAATGTTCTACCTGATTCACACCATAGATTTTGTGTGAAGCACATAGAGGCAAACTGGTGCAAGAGATGGAGGACAGATGAGTTCAAGAAGTTGCTATGGTGGAGTGCCTGGAGCTCTTATGAGGAAGATTTCAAGGATCAGTTGAAGAGTATTGGGGAACTGAGTAAGGAAGCTGATGAATCATTGTTAATGTATCCTCCACGGGCTTGGTGTAGAGCCTATTTTGATACTATGTGCAAGAACCAAAAAGTTGAGAATAACTTCACTGAGTCAGTGAACGCATGGCTGGTTGAAGCAAG TCCACATAGTTTGAAGATTTACAATGAATACTTCAAGATAGGTACCACTTCTTGCTATGTGGACATCAATGGTGACAATGGCTATGAAGTCAGGGAAGGGACAGATAAGTACACTGTAAACATGGTTTTCAAAAAATGCACATGTAGGGGATGGGATCTTACTGGAATCCCATGCCCACATGAAATTAAAGCCCTGCAATTAAAAAGGTTGGAGCCTATGAATGAAATCAACTGGTGGTACAGCAAAGAAGCATATCTGCTTACCAACAAGTATAAGTTGCAGCTAGTTAGGGGTGAAAAATTCTGGGAGTTAGATCCATCACAAACAATGGAACCACCTGAGTTCGTCAAGATGGCTGGGAGGCCTAAAATCAAGAGAACAAGACAAAAAGATGAGGCAATCAAAAGGCAAGGTGAATAG